In the Campylobacter concisus genome, one interval contains:
- a CDS encoding AbgT family transporter, translating into MNKKNNSSILSFIENFGNKLPNPTMLFIYLSIITIIISFVLEKMGVGVSYQAIKDGQISQLNANVINLLSADSLRSFVSSVLKNFTNFYPLGVVFAIILGIGIADKSGLLSALMTKIALKSSKIWVTPIVIFLGVMSNVASSVGYVVLIPLGAILFAGFGRHPIAGLAAAFAGVSGGWSANLLIGTNDPMFAAFSMQAASVLNPDYVVLATANWYFMIASTFLIVFVGWFVTDKIVEPRLGKFDFLGDFSLKEHSEISAEQKRGLKFSLIALIVFVILLLVAILPSGSLFGAKGNESFMKSTFMHSIVVFMMLLFIVVGVAYGVGARSIKSSNDAIKFMEQSISELSGFLVLIFFAAQFTYLFNTSNIGLVLSIKGSIFLKEVGLTGLSLIIVFIFLIAFINLFIAVDSAKWAMMAPIFVPMFMNLGLSPELTQAAFRIGDSTTNIITPLMPFFVLIVAFMQKYNKELKIGSVVSIMLPYTVAFLISWTVLMSFWYVFDLPLGPGAVIHYVK; encoded by the coding sequence ATGAATAAAAAAAACAATAGTTCAATCTTAAGTTTTATCGAAAATTTTGGTAACAAATTGCCAAATCCAACTATGCTTTTTATATATCTTTCGATTATTACGATAATAATATCGTTTGTGTTAGAAAAGATGGGCGTTGGTGTAAGCTATCAGGCTATCAAAGACGGACAAATATCACAGCTTAATGCAAATGTTATAAATTTGCTTTCTGCTGATAGTCTTAGATCTTTTGTTTCGTCTGTGCTTAAAAATTTTACTAATTTTTATCCTTTGGGAGTAGTTTTTGCGATTATTCTAGGTATTGGTATCGCAGACAAGTCTGGACTTTTGTCAGCACTTATGACAAAGATTGCCTTAAAATCTTCCAAAATATGGGTAACTCCAATCGTTATTTTTCTTGGAGTAATGTCAAATGTTGCTTCCTCGGTTGGCTATGTCGTGCTAATTCCGCTTGGAGCTATTTTATTTGCTGGATTTGGTCGCCATCCAATTGCTGGATTAGCTGCTGCTTTTGCTGGTGTTAGCGGTGGCTGGTCGGCAAATTTATTAATCGGTACAAATGACCCTATGTTTGCGGCATTTTCTATGCAAGCAGCTAGCGTGTTAAATCCAGATTATGTAGTGTTAGCAACTGCAAATTGGTATTTTATGATCGCTTCGACATTTTTGATCGTCTTTGTTGGCTGGTTTGTAACAGATAAAATCGTAGAGCCTAGGCTTGGTAAATTTGATTTTTTGGGTGATTTTAGCCTAAAAGAGCATAGTGAGATAAGTGCAGAGCAAAAACGTGGCTTAAAATTTTCGCTAATAGCGTTGATTGTTTTTGTAATTTTATTGCTTGTGGCTATTTTGCCTTCAGGCTCTTTATTTGGAGCAAAAGGCAATGAAAGCTTTATGAAATCTACTTTTATGCATTCTATTGTCGTTTTTATGATGTTACTTTTTATAGTGGTAGGCGTAGCTTACGGTGTAGGCGCCAGGAGTATAAAAAGCAGTAATGACGCCATAAAATTTATGGAACAATCTATTTCTGAGCTATCAGGATTTTTGGTTTTGATATTTTTTGCAGCTCAGTTTACATATCTTTTTAATACCTCAAATATTGGGCTAGTGCTTTCTATAAAAGGTTCTATTTTTCTAAAAGAAGTCGGATTAACTGGACTTAGCCTTATTATAGTTTTTATTTTCTTGATCGCTTTTATAAATTTATTTATAGCTGTTGATTCTGCAAAGTGGGCGATGATGGCTCCGATTTTTGTACCAATGTTTATGAATCTTGGACTTTCACCAGAGCTTACGCAGGCTGCTTTTAGAATAGGCGACTCTACTACAAATATCATAACGCCCTTGATGCCGTTTTTTGTTTTGATAGTAGCTTTTATGCAAAAATACAATAAAGAGTTAAAAATCGGATCAGTAGTTTCCATTATGCTTCCTTATACGGTTGCATTTTTAATTTCTTGGACAGTGCTAATGTCGTTTTGGTACGTTTTTGATCTACCACTAGGACCTGGTGCAGTTATACACTATGTAAAGTAA
- a CDS encoding GyrI-like domain-containing protein: MKIINLEDSFEIYGVKTRTKNEDEIGGKGKIPALWSKFMSEYYDGKSEIYSVYCNYESDLNGHYDNFIGTRSSHKSDEILEIKSGKYAVFSFAREPQNVAKFWGKIWKYFESSDLKRAYETDFEFYGSDEIKIFISILG, encoded by the coding sequence ATGAAGATTATAAATTTAGAGGATAGCTTTGAAATTTACGGAGTAAAAACTCGCACTAAAAATGAAGATGAGATAGGCGGCAAGGGTAAAATTCCAGCTTTATGGTCTAAATTTATGAGTGAATACTATGATGGCAAGAGTGAAATTTATAGCGTTTACTGCAACTATGAAAGCGATCTTAATGGACATTACGATAACTTCATCGGCACAAGATCAAGCCACAAAAGTGATGAAATTCTAGAGATAAAAAGTGGCAAATACGCCGTTTTTAGTTTTGCAAGAGAGCCGCAAAACGTAGCAAAATTTTGGGGTAAAATTTGGAAATATTTTGAAAGTAGTGATCTAAAAAGAGCCTACGAAACGGATTTTGAGTTTTACGGCAGCGATGAGATAAAAATTTTTATATCTATTTTAGGCTAG
- a CDS encoding DUF3972 domain-containing protein encodes MQTYLGVDEFCKLVHLEREVIEDMINRGVLKTKEENGEILIEASEGTMSAVPSVSQNLSLQPQSQDGISFVEKTIGTILNLHEKVLDAKDETLETLRNENKFLKEALISMQELYDEDRKTVETLTKQLKISQDEVEFLKRKYKLMWNQAVENFNGQK; translated from the coding sequence GTGCAGACCTATCTTGGTGTTGATGAATTTTGCAAACTTGTGCACTTAGAGCGTGAAGTTATCGAAGATATGATAAATCGTGGCGTTTTGAAAACCAAAGAGGAAAATGGAGAAATTTTGATAGAAGCGAGCGAAGGAACGATGAGCGCGGTGCCTAGTGTTTCGCAAAATTTATCCTTGCAGCCGCAAAGCCAAGATGGTATCAGCTTTGTTGAAAAGACGATTGGAACGATATTAAATTTACACGAAAAGGTGCTTGACGCAAAGGATGAGACGCTTGAAACCCTAAGAAATGAGAATAAATTTTTAAAAGAGGCGCTTATTTCTATGCAAGAGCTCTATGACGAAGATAGAAAAACGGTAGAAACTCTTACAAAACAGCTTAAAATTTCACAAGATGAAGTTGAATTTTTAAAACGAAAATATAAACTCATGTGGAACCAAGCGGTTGAAAATTTTAACGGGCAAAAGTAG
- the purE gene encoding 5-(carboxyamino)imidazole ribonucleotide mutase — protein sequence MKFVSIIMGSKSDYEIVSEAAKTLEKFGVKYELIISSAHRSPKRTSEYVANAEKKGAKVFIAAAGMAAHLAGAIAANTTKPVIGIPMAGSALSGVDALYSTVQMPSGMPVATLAIGKAGAINAAYLAVQILALEDDSLASALKADREAKVKALEEDSSKVEVIL from the coding sequence ATGAAATTTGTTTCTATTATAATGGGAAGTAAAAGCGACTATGAGATCGTTAGCGAGGCGGCAAAAACTCTTGAAAAATTTGGCGTAAAATATGAACTGATAATCAGCTCAGCTCACAGAAGTCCAAAAAGAACAAGCGAGTACGTCGCAAATGCAGAAAAAAAAGGCGCAAAAGTCTTTATCGCAGCTGCTGGTATGGCGGCTCACCTAGCTGGTGCGATCGCCGCAAATACAACAAAACCAGTGATCGGCATACCAATGGCAGGCTCAGCTCTTAGCGGCGTTGATGCACTTTACTCAACTGTGCAAATGCCAAGTGGCATGCCAGTGGCGACATTGGCTATCGGCAAGGCTGGTGCGATAAATGCAGCCTATTTGGCAGTGCAAATTTTAGCTCTTGAAGATGATAGTCTGGCAAGTGCTCTAAAAGCCGATAGAGAGGCAAAGGTAAAGGCCTTAGAGGAAGACTCTTCAAAGGTTGAAGTGATACTGTAA
- a CDS encoding peptidase U32 family protein: MLKRPELLSPAGNLTKLKIALEYGADAVYGSVASFSLRTRSAREFNLETFKEAIDYTHAKGKKFYATINAFPFNSQIEPLKRHLQTISAMKPDAFIIATPGVMSLAKAIAPDIEIHLSTQANVMNVLDAKIYHDMGAKRIVVAREMNLKDVIKIKEEIPTLDIEIFVHGSMCFAYSGRCLVSSVQSGRMSNRGSCANDCRFKYELYAKNEESGVLFRLEEDENGTHIMNSKDLCLISHIKEIVDSGVIDSLKIEGRTKSEYYAACTARAYKMAIDDAMDDKFDAQIYENEINTLKNRGFTDGYLVHRPYERTDTQNHVSSLEEGTHQVNAISEDGEFFKCKYKIFPGNSYEIVAPTGSVIEDSENEISKVYSQDGKKFIKFKQLITKKGKVMSEIHSGNENEISLGIKLPKFSFLREKI; the protein is encoded by the coding sequence GTGCTAAAAAGGCCTGAGCTTTTATCTCCAGCTGGAAATTTAACAAAACTTAAAATAGCCCTTGAGTATGGAGCCGACGCTGTTTATGGCTCGGTGGCTAGCTTTTCACTAAGGACTAGATCAGCAAGGGAGTTTAACCTTGAAACATTCAAAGAGGCGATAGACTACACACATGCAAAGGGAAAAAAATTTTATGCGACCATAAATGCTTTTCCTTTTAACTCTCAGATCGAGCCACTAAAAAGGCACTTGCAAACTATCTCGGCGATGAAGCCAGATGCCTTTATCATCGCAACTCCAGGCGTTATGAGTCTAGCAAAAGCCATCGCTCCTGATATCGAGATACATCTCTCAACTCAGGCAAACGTTATGAATGTGCTTGATGCAAAAATTTATCACGATATGGGTGCAAAACGTATCGTCGTAGCACGCGAGATGAACTTAAAAGATGTCATAAAGATAAAAGAGGAAATTCCAACTCTTGATATTGAAATTTTTGTACATGGCTCGATGTGCTTTGCTTACTCTGGTAGGTGCTTAGTAAGCTCAGTGCAAAGCGGACGTATGTCAAATCGCGGCAGTTGTGCAAATGATTGCAGGTTTAAATACGAACTCTACGCCAAAAACGAAGAGAGTGGTGTGCTTTTCCGCTTAGAAGAGGATGAAAATGGCACTCATATTATGAACTCAAAAGATCTTTGCCTCATCTCTCACATCAAAGAGATCGTTGATAGTGGAGTGATAGATAGCTTAAAAATAGAAGGTCGCACAAAGAGCGAGTACTACGCAGCTTGCACCGCCAGAGCCTATAAAATGGCGATAGATGATGCCATGGACGATAAATTTGATGCACAAATTTATGAAAATGAGATAAATACGCTGAAAAATCGTGGCTTTACGGATGGCTACTTGGTGCATAGACCTTATGAGCGAACCGATACGCAAAATCACGTTAGTAGCCTAGAAGAGGGCACACATCAGGTAAATGCAATAAGCGAAGATGGCGAGTTTTTTAAGTGCAAATATAAAATTTTTCCAGGCAATAGCTACGAGATCGTGGCTCCTACTGGATCGGTTATAGAAGATAGTGAAAATGAAATCTCAAAGGTTTATTCACAAGATGGCAAGAAATTTATCAAATTTAAGCAGCTCATTACCAAAAAAGGCAAGGTTATGAGTGAAATTCATAGCGGCAATGAAAACGAGATAAGTCTTGGTATTAAGCTACCAAAATTTAGCTTTTTAAGGGAGAAAATATGA
- a CDS encoding chemotaxis protein: MTQEELDALMAGGLDDELDNAKEDAGQEVADVKEDTDEVTEVAEAIDTKDEPQSKSESNSKNAENYRVSADGVWPPPPPTEDHKMVHQLDDVTRDSEEKATQMFDKLETINNFFMDAESDSNSLKDTINSNIELFTTLSEKFPNIAAFSEALEKNNSLLGTIDNIIGNLQMGQDEIMMAMDMMQYQDIHRQKIERVINVMRALSKYMNTLFEGKIDDDKRVSSAVHIAGDTTTENLVSNDDIEALIESLGKK; the protein is encoded by the coding sequence ATGACCCAAGAGGAACTTGACGCACTTATGGCAGGTGGGCTAGATGATGAGTTAGATAATGCTAAAGAAGATGCTGGCCAAGAGGTTGCGGACGTCAAAGAGGATACGGACGAGGTAACAGAAGTTGCAGAAGCAATCGATACTAAAGATGAGCCACAGTCAAAATCAGAAAGTAATTCAAAGAATGCAGAAAACTACAGAGTAAGTGCAGATGGCGTTTGGCCACCACCACCACCGACTGAAGACCACAAAATGGTTCATCAGCTTGATGACGTAACAAGAGATAGTGAAGAAAAAGCTACTCAGATGTTTGATAAGCTTGAGACTATAAATAACTTTTTTATGGATGCTGAGAGCGACTCAAATAGCCTAAAAGACACAATAAACTCAAATATTGAGCTATTTACGACGCTAAGTGAGAAATTTCCAAATATCGCTGCATTTAGCGAGGCTTTAGAGAAAAACAACTCACTTCTTGGCACGATCGATAATATCATCGGAAATTTACAAATGGGACAAGATGAGATCATGATGGCTATGGATATGATGCAGTATCAAGACATTCATAGACAAAAGATCGAGCGTGTTATCAACGTTATGAGAGCACTTAGCAAATATATGAATACCTTGTTTGAAGGTAAAATCGACGATGATAAGCGTGTTAGCTCTGCTGTTCACATCGCTGGTGATACAACGACTGAAAATCTTGTCAGCAACGACGATATCGAAGCCTTGATAGAAAGTTTGGGTAAAAAATAG
- a CDS encoding histidinol-phosphatase, which produces MTVDLHNHTPLCKHAVGEPREYVQNAIKAGTKYFGFSDHAPMNYDKAYRMSFDEMQGYEDEILRLRDEFSGEIEILLGYEMDFLDGFMDERVFARKVDYLIGSVHFFNGWAFDNPEFIGGYEGKDLDQIWQEYFNHIERSARLGKFDIMGHIDLLKLFKFLPKKDVRILAKNAVNAIKEADLVVEINAAGFRKPIGEQYPSVNLLELIAENDITITFGSDAHAKEDIGKNGEICEQIARNLGYSKCAIFKNRDRELVKF; this is translated from the coding sequence ATGACCGTCGATCTTCACAACCACACGCCACTTTGCAAACACGCAGTTGGCGAGCCAAGAGAGTATGTGCAAAACGCAATAAAAGCTGGCACAAAATACTTTGGCTTTAGCGATCACGCACCGATGAACTACGATAAAGCTTACAGAATGAGCTTTGATGAAATGCAGGGCTATGAAGATGAAATTTTACGTTTAAGAGATGAATTTAGCGGTGAGATAGAAATTTTGCTTGGCTATGAGATGGATTTTTTAGATGGATTTATGGATGAGCGAGTTTTTGCTAGAAAGGTCGATTATCTAATAGGCTCTGTGCATTTTTTTAATGGCTGGGCGTTTGACAACCCTGAATTTATCGGCGGATACGAGGGCAAAGACTTGGATCAAATTTGGCAAGAGTATTTTAACCACATAGAAAGATCGGCTAGGCTTGGTAAATTTGACATCATGGGGCACATTGATCTTTTAAAACTTTTTAAATTTTTGCCAAAAAAGGATGTTAGAATTTTGGCTAAAAATGCAGTAAATGCGATAAAAGAAGCAGATTTAGTTGTTGAGATAAATGCCGCTGGCTTTAGAAAACCTATCGGCGAGCAATATCCAAGTGTAAATTTACTTGAACTAATCGCTGAAAATGACATAACCATCACCTTTGGCTCAGACGCTCATGCCAAAGAAGATATCGGCAAAAACGGCGAAATTTGCGAGCAAATAGCTAGAAATTTGGGATATTCAAAGTGTGCGATATTTAAAAATAGAGATAGAGAATTAGTAAAATTTTAG
- the glnA gene encoding type I glutamate--ammonia ligase: MGKFVQNIDHFFDFCKENEVKFVDFRFTDLGGAWHSISYNIKAVTKENFINGIPMDASSMHGWQPIDKSDMIMKPEATTAFLDPFTSDITVVVFCDIYDIYKGQIYEKCPRSIAKRAMQYVKDSGLGDEAYFGPENEFFVFDNVKIIDSPNCAMYQVDSEEGEWNDATDFKDSYNTGHRPRRKGGYLMTQPIDSMVDLRAEMMQVLEQVGLEVFLGHHEVAQGQGEIGVKFGNLVEAADNVQIYKYVVRMVAHLNGKTVTFMPKPLYGDNGSGMHVHQSVWKDGKNLFYKEGNYANLSDFARYYIGGVLKHARSVAAFTNPSTNSYKRLIPGFEAPSILTYSSQNRSASIRIPYGSGEKSVRAEMRFPDSTANPYLAFSAMLMAGLDGVKHKYEPVGPMDENLFKLHLDEIRERGIEQLPHTLRGSLEALIRDNEYLKPIMTDLFIDTYQHFKFETQVWPYEARPTAYEFKTCFSC; this comes from the coding sequence GTGGGAAAATTCGTCCAAAATATAGATCATTTTTTTGATTTTTGTAAAGAAAATGAAGTCAAATTTGTAGATTTTAGATTTACTGATTTAGGCGGTGCTTGGCATAGCATTAGCTACAACATAAAAGCTGTTACGAAAGAAAATTTTATAAATGGTATCCCAATGGACGCTAGTTCTATGCACGGCTGGCAACCAATTGATAAGAGCGACATGATAATGAAGCCAGAAGCTACAACCGCATTTTTAGACCCATTTACTTCTGATATTACAGTTGTTGTTTTTTGCGATATTTACGACATTTACAAGGGTCAAATTTATGAAAAATGCCCTCGCTCAATTGCCAAAAGAGCAATGCAGTACGTAAAAGATAGCGGTCTTGGTGACGAGGCGTATTTTGGCCCTGAGAATGAATTTTTTGTCTTTGACAACGTCAAAATCATCGATAGCCCAAACTGCGCGATGTATCAAGTAGATAGCGAGGAAGGCGAGTGGAACGATGCTACTGACTTCAAAGATAGCTACAACACAGGTCATCGCCCACGTAGAAAAGGCGGTTACTTGATGACTCAGCCAATCGACAGCATGGTAGATCTAAGAGCCGAGATGATGCAAGTTCTAGAGCAAGTTGGTCTTGAAGTCTTTTTAGGACACCACGAAGTCGCTCAAGGTCAAGGTGAGATCGGCGTGAAATTTGGCAATCTAGTCGAAGCCGCCGATAATGTTCAAATCTACAAATACGTCGTTCGCATGGTGGCTCACCTAAATGGCAAGACAGTTACATTTATGCCAAAACCACTTTATGGCGATAACGGAAGCGGCATGCACGTTCATCAATCAGTCTGGAAAGATGGTAAAAATTTATTCTACAAAGAGGGCAACTACGCAAATTTAAGTGACTTTGCAAGATACTATATCGGTGGCGTTTTAAAGCACGCAAGAAGCGTTGCAGCCTTTACTAACCCAAGTACGAATAGCTATAAACGCCTAATCCCTGGCTTTGAAGCGCCATCTATCCTAACCTACTCTAGTCAAAATCGTTCAGCAAGTATCCGCATACCTTATGGTTCAGGTGAAAAGTCAGTTAGAGCCGAGATGAGATTTCCAGATAGCACAGCAAACCCTTATCTGGCTTTTTCAGCGATGCTAATGGCGGGACTTGACGGCGTTAAGCACAAATATGAGCCAGTTGGTCCGATGGATGAAAATTTATTTAAACTTCACCTTGATGAGATTAGAGAGCGTGGCATAGAGCAGCTTCCACACACACTTCGTGGTAGCCTTGAAGCGCTAATTCGCGATAATGAATACTTAAAACCAATAATGACCGATCTTTTCATAGATACATATCAACACTTCAAATTTGAAACTCAAGTTTGGCCTTACGAAGCGCGCCCAACCGCTTATGAGTTTAAAACTTGCTTCTCTTGCTAA
- a CDS encoding DNA polymerase III subunit gamma/tau: MQALALKYRPKNFDELIGQEAVSKSLIHALDEGRISHAYLFSGLRGSGKTSSARIFSKALVCEKGPTSKPCEVCPQCIMANESRHMDIIEMDAASHRKIDDIRELIEQTKYAPAMARYKIFIIDEVHMLTKEAFNALLKTLEEPPSYVKFILATTDPLKLPTTVLSRTQHFRFKQISRYSIIKHLEFILSKEGISYEKEALEILARSGGGSLRDTLTLLDQAIIYGANNVTANGVASMLGLLDPEKIEEIITHVLNHDKNAIRVLVSELESYDPEMIIDEILANLKQKFIENDSKISLLVYERFFRILAQAKGMLNVSSDNGFVLMLMLFMMIEALNLQDIDDAINEVISKNSENFTQITEVITQKSQAAPAKMQGPYELFLTKIYDRNYDLGEFFKEFVEFSFFNNNELGLIVNAKDENLEYFKKNWKILNEILRTLFGQNAKIVNAKSDEQKAQTKTPKASLENNEKSELDELDEEISRLNANNVETKNEPKTEIKSELQNEKNNFTLMLNKEPKTPEELQRQREQGVLKEANRLFGEPTIES; the protein is encoded by the coding sequence TTGCAAGCACTAGCTTTAAAATATCGCCCTAAAAATTTTGATGAACTTATCGGTCAAGAAGCAGTTAGTAAAAGTCTTATACACGCACTTGACGAGGGTCGTATAAGCCACGCATATCTATTTTCTGGGCTTAGAGGCAGTGGTAAAACTTCAAGTGCTAGGATATTTTCAAAAGCTTTAGTATGCGAAAAAGGACCTACCTCAAAACCATGTGAAGTATGCCCACAATGTATAATGGCAAATGAGTCAAGACATATGGACATCATCGAAATGGACGCAGCTAGCCACAGAAAGATAGATGATATAAGAGAGCTAATAGAGCAAACAAAATATGCTCCAGCAATGGCAAGATATAAAATTTTTATAATCGATGAAGTGCATATGCTAACCAAAGAGGCATTTAACGCTCTTTTAAAAACACTTGAAGAGCCACCAAGCTATGTAAAATTTATCCTAGCAACGACTGATCCATTAAAACTCCCAACAACGGTGCTTTCAAGAACACAGCATTTTAGGTTTAAGCAAATAAGCAGATACAGCATCATTAAACATCTTGAGTTTATTTTAAGCAAAGAAGGCATTAGCTACGAAAAAGAGGCACTTGAAATTTTAGCAAGAAGTGGCGGAGGGTCGCTAAGAGATACTTTGACGCTTCTTGATCAAGCTATCATTTACGGTGCAAATAATGTCACGGCAAATGGCGTAGCATCGATGTTAGGACTTCTTGATCCAGAAAAGATCGAAGAGATAATAACTCATGTTTTAAATCATGATAAAAATGCCATTAGAGTGCTTGTAAGCGAACTTGAAAGCTACGATCCAGAGATGATAATAGATGAAATTTTGGCAAATTTAAAGCAAAAATTTATAGAAAATGACTCAAAAATTTCTCTACTTGTTTATGAGAGATTTTTTAGGATTTTGGCACAAGCTAAAGGTATGCTAAATGTAAGTAGCGACAATGGCTTTGTACTAATGCTAATGCTTTTTATGATGATAGAAGCGCTAAATTTACAAGATATTGATGATGCTATAAATGAAGTGATCTCAAAAAATAGCGAAAATTTCACTCAAATCACAGAAGTCATCACTCAAAAAAGCCAAGCAGCTCCTGCTAAAATGCAAGGTCCATATGAACTCTTTTTAACAAAAATTTATGATAGAAATTACGATCTTGGCGAGTTTTTTAAAGAATTTGTAGAATTTAGCTTCTTTAATAACAATGAGCTTGGACTGATAGTAAATGCAAAAGATGAAAATCTAGAGTATTTTAAGAAAAATTGGAAAATTTTAAACGAGATATTGCGTACGCTTTTTGGACAAAATGCGAAGATAGTAAATGCAAAGAGCGATGAGCAAAAAGCACAAACTAAGACACCTAAAGCCTCTTTAGAAAACAATGAAAAAAGCGAATTAGACGAGCTTGATGAGGAAATTTCAAGACTAAATGCAAATAACGTTGAAACTAAAAATGAGCCAAAAACCGAAATAAAAAGCGAACTGCAAAACGAGAAAAATAACTTTACTTTGATGCTAAATAAAGAGCCAAAAACGCCAGAAGAGCTTCAAAGGCAAAGAGAACAAGGGGTTCTAAAAGAGGCAAATAGACTCTTTGGCGAGCCAACTATCGAGAGCTAG
- the ccoS gene encoding cbb3-type cytochrome oxidase assembly protein CcoS — MDSATLAMLVFISVLMGAFLLFGVLWGIKNKQFEDYRKFLDGANLDDEEALNEAYELELRKKEALKKRLEASSKDKASSR; from the coding sequence ATGGATAGCGCGACACTTGCGATGCTAGTTTTTATCTCAGTTTTGATGGGAGCATTTTTGCTTTTTGGCGTGCTTTGGGGGATAAAAAATAAGCAATTTGAGGACTACCGAAAATTTTTAGACGGAGCAAATTTGGACGATGAAGAGGCACTAAATGAAGCTTATGAGTTAGAGCTTCGCAAAAAAGAAGCGCTAAAAAAGAGGCTAGAGGCTAGCAGCAAAGATAAGGCTAGCTCTCGATAG